From one Brachypodium distachyon strain Bd21 chromosome 4, Brachypodium_distachyon_v3.0, whole genome shotgun sequence genomic stretch:
- the LOC112272524 gene encoding uncharacterized protein LOC112272524, which yields MYFSEYNGKCHGQDRLAGTLFSCHYCCVLRFSGIGFFIYLHSLLLCYVDVLGIVTGVSELLSADVKGRVISMRIIRLTDTRHTAIVSLWRTNAERLDTHALVRLSEPEPVIVLIMGCTFRMQDAMISLLASFGSKICINIANRDVVALRNRVVGDRYSIEWIAERGRRYSSMGIENTNVVALAALIPHNAMVHFVVPFFFQ from the exons ATGTACTTTTCAGAATATAATGGAAAGTGTCACGGACAAGACCGTTTGGCCGGTACCTTGTTCTCATGTCATTATTGTTGTGTTTTGAGATTTAGCGGAAtaggattttttatttatttgcatTCTTTGTTGCTTTGCTATGTAGATGTGCTGGGTATCGTTACTGGTGTGTCAGAGCTTTTATCTGCGGATGTGAAGGGCCGGGTTATATCCATGAGAATTATTCGCTTGACAGATACACG GCATACTGCAATTGTTTCGTTATGGAGAACGAACGCGGAGAGGCTGGACACTCATGCACTCGTTCGACTCAGCGAGCCTGAGCCTGTAATCGTGCTCATTATGGGCTGCACTTTTAGGATGCAGGATG CGATGATAAGTTTATTGGCGAGTTTTGGTTCCAAGATATGCATCAATATCGCCAATCGAGATGTTGTAGCTCTGCGCAACAG AGTGGTTGGCGATCGTTACTCTATTGAATGGATTGCCGAGCGTGGTCGTCGTTATAGTTCTATGGGCATAGAGAACACGAATGTTGTTGCTTTGGCCGCTCTCATACCGCATAACGCTATGGTACATTTTgttgtacctttttttttccaatga